One Prosthecobacter vanneervenii genomic window carries:
- a CDS encoding acyltransferase family protein, protein MNTSSPATSPRIGSLDVYRGIVMFLLGLRLLELDEVAKNFPDSFVWQFLGHHSSHIPWVGCSLNDLIHPSFAFLTGASMVFSVSSRKNKGQSQWHTTLHALWRSVALILIGIFLRSVDHDITHWTFDETLTQTGLGYMAVFALAYCTERTRWIWFSIILIGTWLIYALYPVIPPHADPQAFNTPEGWQHDFTGFYAHWNHNRNAGWSFDMWLLNQFPRERPYVGYLGGYTTLNFIPTIATITLGLMAGTWLKQGGNPTRKLWIAGLSCLLFSFFLHFAGICPIVKRLWTPAWVFFSGGCALLILSGLYQIVDVKQRRDWAFPFLVVGVNSLAFYVMRHTLDVWCSATLRQHFGTRIFQIFGPELQPVTIGACTFALFWLVAFWMYRRKIYIRL, encoded by the coding sequence TTGAACACGAGTTCTCCCGCAACGTCCCCGCGTATCGGTTCCCTGGATGTCTATCGCGGCATCGTCATGTTCCTGCTGGGACTGCGCCTGCTGGAGCTGGACGAGGTGGCCAAGAACTTCCCGGACAGCTTCGTCTGGCAGTTTCTCGGTCATCATTCTTCCCACATCCCGTGGGTCGGCTGCTCGCTCAATGACCTGATCCATCCGTCCTTCGCCTTTCTCACCGGGGCGTCGATGGTGTTCTCCGTTTCATCCCGCAAGAACAAGGGGCAGTCCCAGTGGCATACCACGCTGCACGCCCTGTGGCGCTCCGTGGCGCTGATCCTCATCGGCATCTTCCTGCGCAGCGTGGACCACGACATCACGCACTGGACCTTTGATGAAACACTGACGCAGACGGGGCTGGGCTACATGGCCGTCTTTGCCCTGGCCTACTGCACGGAGCGCACGCGCTGGATCTGGTTTTCCATCATCCTCATCGGCACCTGGCTTATCTACGCGCTCTATCCCGTCATCCCGCCGCATGCGGACCCGCAGGCCTTCAACACGCCCGAGGGCTGGCAGCACGACTTCACCGGATTCTACGCGCACTGGAACCACAACCGCAACGCCGGCTGGAGCTTTGACATGTGGCTGCTCAACCAGTTCCCCCGCGAGCGTCCCTATGTGGGCTATCTCGGCGGCTACACCACGCTGAATTTCATCCCCACCATCGCCACCATCACCCTGGGTCTGATGGCGGGCACCTGGCTCAAGCAGGGTGGAAACCCGACCCGGAAGCTTTGGATCGCCGGTCTGTCCTGCCTGCTTTTCAGCTTTTTCCTGCACTTCGCCGGCATCTGCCCCATCGTGAAGCGGCTCTGGACTCCGGCCTGGGTTTTCTTCAGTGGTGGCTGCGCCCTGCTGATCCTCTCCGGCTTGTATCAGATCGTGGATGTCAAACAGCGGCGAGATTGGGCTTTTCCCTTCCTCGTGGTAGGGGTGAACTCCCTGGCTTTCTATGTCATGCGCCACACTTTGGATGTGTGGTGCTCCGCCACGCTGCGGCAGCACTTTGGTACGCGTATTTTCCAGATCTTCGGTCCTGAGCTGCAGCCGGTCACCATCGGGGCCTGCACCTTTGCGCTCTTCTGGCTGGTGGCCTTCTGGATGTACCGCCGCAAGATCTACATCCGACTGTAG
- a CDS encoding cyanophycin synthetase, translating into MTDLDIREIHFLRGPNIWTNDPVMEAWVDLGSLKDTSSDIVPGFSEQIKKWFPGMIEHRCSIGERGGFFQRLDTGTWPGHILEHVTLELQTLAGNTVGFGKARETCVEGLYKVVIEYLDENVAEACLHEAREILLAGYAGKDYDIEDAVARMKRVVDRNALGPSTNSIIAAAQQRGIPFRRLREGRSLVQFGQGANQRRIWTAETDRTGAIAEHIVQDKDLTRQLLKKAGVPVPEGRVVANPEDAWEAAEDIGFPVVVKPQDANHGRGVFINLTTREQIESAFQTAANEGEGVMVERFIPGNDHRLLVVGGQLIAASRGDHAVVVGNGTDTIATLVENQLNTNPLRGTSDYCPWSKIDTEEWDAAILSELDKQDYQPDSIPKDGVRVLISRFANWSTEVTGLVHPRNRDHVTIAAQVAGLDICGIDVVCTDISKPLEEQGGAVVELNASPGLVMHLRPATGEVRPVGEAIIDMMFPAGKNGRIPVIGVTGTHGKTTTVKLLAHLMKATGKFLGVCHSEGLQFGERFAATKTGDRTSGTRGVLLHPWTELAICESSAESIILEGLGYDRCQIGVVLNVGTEHLGLGYTDTMEKMVKVKRCVVDVVLPEGVAVLNADDALVAEMAESEHCLASVMFFSHVADNPIIAAHREKGGKALFVKEDSIVLAEGDKERVLCALSAVALPHTGHLAFNLQNVLAAVGAAWAYGLPDQTIVEGLGSYA; encoded by the coding sequence ATGACCGATCTCGACATCCGTGAAATCCACTTTCTGCGCGGCCCCAACATCTGGACCAATGACCCCGTGATGGAAGCCTGGGTGGATCTCGGCAGCTTGAAGGACACTTCGTCAGACATCGTCCCCGGATTCTCGGAGCAGATCAAGAAGTGGTTTCCCGGCATGATCGAGCACCGCTGCAGCATCGGCGAACGCGGCGGCTTCTTTCAGCGCCTCGACACCGGCACCTGGCCGGGGCACATCCTGGAGCACGTGACGCTGGAGTTGCAGACGCTGGCGGGCAATACCGTCGGCTTTGGCAAGGCACGCGAAACCTGCGTGGAAGGGTTGTACAAAGTCGTCATCGAATACCTGGACGAAAACGTGGCCGAGGCCTGTCTGCATGAGGCACGTGAGATCCTGCTGGCTGGCTACGCTGGCAAAGACTACGACATCGAGGATGCCGTGGCGCGCATGAAGCGCGTGGTGGACCGCAACGCCCTCGGCCCCAGCACCAATTCCATCATCGCCGCCGCGCAGCAGCGTGGCATCCCTTTCCGTCGCCTACGGGAAGGGCGCAGCCTGGTGCAGTTTGGCCAGGGGGCCAATCAGCGCCGCATCTGGACGGCGGAGACCGACCGCACCGGGGCCATTGCCGAGCACATCGTGCAGGACAAGGACCTGACCCGTCAGCTTCTCAAAAAAGCCGGCGTGCCCGTGCCCGAGGGCCGAGTGGTGGCCAATCCGGAGGACGCCTGGGAGGCGGCTGAGGACATCGGATTCCCCGTGGTGGTGAAGCCGCAGGACGCCAACCATGGACGTGGCGTGTTCATCAATCTGACCACGCGGGAGCAGATCGAGAGCGCCTTCCAGACCGCCGCCAATGAAGGCGAAGGTGTGATGGTGGAGCGCTTCATCCCCGGCAACGATCACCGCCTGCTGGTGGTGGGTGGGCAGCTCATCGCCGCCAGCCGTGGCGACCACGCCGTCGTCGTGGGCAACGGCACCGACACCATCGCTACACTGGTGGAAAACCAGCTTAACACCAATCCGCTGCGTGGCACGAGCGACTACTGCCCCTGGTCCAAGATCGACACCGAGGAGTGGGACGCTGCCATCCTCTCAGAACTGGACAAGCAGGACTACCAGCCGGACTCGATCCCCAAGGACGGTGTGCGCGTGCTGATCTCCCGCTTTGCCAACTGGTCCACGGAGGTCACCGGGCTCGTGCATCCGCGCAATCGCGATCATGTCACCATCGCCGCGCAGGTGGCGGGGCTGGACATCTGCGGCATCGACGTGGTGTGCACAGACATCAGCAAGCCGCTGGAAGAGCAGGGCGGCGCCGTGGTGGAGCTCAATGCCAGCCCTGGGCTCGTGATGCATCTGCGCCCTGCCACCGGAGAGGTGCGCCCGGTGGGAGAGGCCATCATCGACATGATGTTCCCCGCAGGGAAAAACGGCCGCATTCCTGTGATCGGCGTCACCGGCACGCATGGCAAGACCACCACCGTGAAGCTGCTGGCGCATCTGATGAAGGCCACGGGCAAGTTCCTGGGCGTCTGCCACAGCGAGGGGCTGCAGTTTGGCGAGCGCTTTGCCGCCACCAAGACTGGCGACCGCACCAGCGGCACTCGCGGTGTGCTGCTGCACCCGTGGACGGAGCTGGCCATCTGCGAGAGCAGCGCGGAGTCTATCATTCTTGAAGGACTGGGCTATGACCGCTGCCAGATCGGCGTGGTGCTGAATGTGGGCACCGAGCATCTCGGCCTCGGCTACACCGACACCATGGAAAAGATGGTGAAGGTGAAGCGCTGTGTGGTGGATGTGGTGCTGCCGGAAGGCGTGGCCGTGCTGAATGCCGACGACGCCCTGGTGGCGGAGATGGCCGAGAGCGAGCACTGCCTGGCCAGCGTCATGTTCTTCTCCCACGTGGCGGACAATCCCATCATCGCCGCGCATCGTGAGAAAGGCGGCAAGGCCCTCTTTGTGAAAGAGGATTCCATCGTCTTGGCCGAAGGGGACAAGGAGCGCGTGCTCTGCGCGCTCAGCGCCGTGGCTCTGCCGCATACGGGGCATCTGGCGTTCAATCTCCAGAACGTGCTCGCTGCCGTGGGCGCTGCGTGGGCCTATGGCCTGCCAGACCAGACGATCGTCGAAGGTCTGGGCAGCTACGCCTGA
- a CDS encoding MBL fold metallo-hydrolase — MQIPLEDLFNDVIAKSMRGQGISDADLAALSGISAEEIAEAKNGKVDDRVLRKIAPHLHLDGLSLVAMAHNEWRPLPVTLTGVEQFNTPYHDMTVNSYLVWDSETKNAVAFDTGADAGPMIDFIQRKGLNLSLIFITHTHTDHIADLARLSADGAVTVFVNEAESCPGAKTFKLGDTDSWESGGLRIEPRSTRGHSKGGITYVVTGLKRTVAVVGDALFASSMGGGMVSYADALATNRKEIFSLPDNTVICPGHGPMTTVGEEKAHNPFYPEFK; from the coding sequence ATGCAGATCCCCCTCGAAGACCTATTTAATGACGTAATCGCCAAATCCATGCGCGGCCAGGGCATCAGCGATGCCGACCTCGCAGCCCTTTCCGGCATCAGCGCCGAGGAAATCGCCGAGGCCAAAAACGGCAAGGTGGACGACCGCGTGCTGCGCAAGATCGCCCCCCACCTGCACCTGGATGGCCTCTCCCTGGTGGCCATGGCGCACAACGAGTGGCGCCCCCTGCCCGTGACGCTGACCGGCGTGGAGCAGTTTAACACCCCCTATCACGACATGACGGTGAACTCCTACCTCGTGTGGGACTCCGAAACCAAGAACGCCGTGGCCTTTGACACCGGGGCAGATGCCGGGCCGATGATCGACTTCATCCAGCGAAAGGGGCTCAACCTCAGCCTCATTTTCATCACCCACACGCACACAGACCACATTGCCGATCTGGCCAGGCTCTCCGCCGATGGTGCCGTGACCGTCTTTGTGAATGAAGCGGAGTCCTGCCCCGGGGCCAAGACCTTCAAGCTGGGCGACACCGACTCCTGGGAGTCCGGCGGCCTGCGCATCGAGCCACGCAGCACCCGGGGCCACTCGAAGGGCGGCATCACCTACGTCGTCACCGGCCTCAAGCGCACTGTGGCCGTGGTGGGAGACGCCCTCTTTGCCTCCAGCATGGGTGGCGGCATGGTCTCCTATGCGGATGCCCTGGCCACCAACCGCAAAGAAATCTTCTCCCTGCCAGACAACACTGTCATCTGCCCCGGCCACGGTCCCATGACGACCGTTGGAGAGGAAAAGGCGCACAATCCGTTCTATCCAGAGTTCAAGTAA
- a CDS encoding NAD(P)-dependent oxidoreductase, with the protein MQSSSKPNQPAQALFFILMSQTVAFVGVGKMGANMARRLKDCGYSVTAVLDVNTQAAAELAAELGCKACTSLAEVTAAADVIFTVVTNDAAMRAIFLGSGDNLLTNAKGRIFINCATLSPAIHREVYAAAEKAGAHSLEACMASSISHAREGKLYLMLAGDEAIYQQVQPMIEQMSVNRRFIGGPGRAAEVKALVNMVMNINTAGLAEGLGLAAALGHDLNMIREVFSQTGANSRVLETDSADMVAREHDCWFSAEHAAKDSGIAADVAKTVGLSLPLNDATKAQYEKMVSLGLGGLDKSGIAELTFKGRHA; encoded by the coding sequence ATCCAGAGTTCAAGTAAACCCAACCAACCAGCCCAAGCTTTATTTTTCATCCTCATGTCCCAGACCGTTGCATTTGTCGGAGTCGGTAAAATGGGGGCCAACATGGCCCGTCGTCTCAAAGATTGTGGCTACAGCGTCACCGCCGTGCTCGATGTGAACACCCAGGCCGCCGCCGAACTGGCCGCCGAGCTCGGCTGCAAAGCCTGCACCAGCCTCGCAGAAGTCACCGCCGCAGCAGATGTCATCTTCACTGTGGTGACGAATGACGCCGCCATGCGCGCCATCTTCCTCGGCAGCGGAGACAACCTGCTGACCAACGCCAAGGGCAGGATCTTCATCAACTGCGCCACCCTTTCCCCCGCCATCCACCGTGAGGTGTATGCCGCCGCTGAAAAAGCCGGCGCCCACAGCCTGGAGGCCTGCATGGCCTCCTCCATCAGCCATGCTCGCGAGGGCAAACTGTACCTCATGCTCGCAGGAGACGAGGCCATCTACCAGCAGGTGCAGCCGATGATCGAGCAGATGAGCGTGAACCGCCGCTTCATCGGCGGCCCCGGCCGTGCTGCTGAGGTAAAGGCGCTGGTAAACATGGTCATGAACATCAATACCGCCGGTCTGGCCGAGGGCCTGGGCCTCGCCGCCGCGCTGGGCCATGACCTGAACATGATCCGCGAGGTCTTCAGCCAGACGGGCGCCAACTCCCGCGTGCTGGAAACCGACAGCGCCGACATGGTGGCCCGCGAGCACGACTGCTGGTTCTCCGCCGAGCACGCCGCCAAGGACAGCGGCATCGCCGCCGATGTGGCCAAGACCGTGGGCCTCAGCCTGCCTCTCAACGACGCCACCAAGGCGCAGTATGAGAAGATGGTATCTCTCGGCCTCGGTGGCCTGGACAAGTCCGGCATCGCCGAACTGACCTTCAAAGGACGCCACGCGTAA